The sequence taaacaccgagccaatgtgaatgttaccttgtctGATGTTTGCcctacgatgttgaacaacgacatgttgtatttgtttatcttgtaggtgcaatccatcataagaacaccacaacatgtatgagccaattgtgaaagcaaaggatgcgcaatgaatatttgaaggggcttttcgtccggccctcttttaatgatacgcgtgtagttgtgatcccaaactatcttcttaaattcttgcataacggtcctcccttcccatttcacccttctaatggttgcttgtgcgctataaattgtacttagggAAGAAACGTTCTGATTATCCTTTTCCTTAaagcctctgagaatcactcttggtttgatacatgctttggtcattatctttacatcctcgaattcatgaggttttagcttcgcaactagggagtgaccaacaaaatctttcggatcccggtggttatgacggccaaaccacaccgtacaatctcattccttttctttgtctcttagatagagtacaagcttaaaggggcaattatccttcctcgtacgagtcttgtataccataTTGGTCTTCtgtggatatacataaccctttctcttatggctatccttcttcttgtattgcccacttctctcacaaaccatctcaaaacgattatctgaacgttgggtattcctcaccaacacacacatgttcttaagagccgtctcttttgcccaagcaatgggagattataaggttaattacaagcaatccccacataaagttctaaaacctaggtgtttggtaacataccggaggcattttataATATTCAGACGTATCCGGACCAAGcttggaatttgttggatcaatgtatgtcacaatctaaggaatgaatgaaaagaaaattgaattagttccaactaAAATTTAATTACTATGCCGGGTACTAGTTCTGGCATGCTCGACGACAGTATCGTCAAAACATTCAAAGCCAGAAACATGTGACGGCATTCTCGATTAATGTTCCGGCATACCGGAATTTCACTTGAAAAAGAGGAGCTAATTTTTAAATgtaccggcattgtattttcttgaacattTATGCTGGGATTCGCGATGCCGGCGTGCTCGATATGTAAAGTTTCAAGTCACTACACCGTGCCGGCTTTGTCCCTAGTTTACAAACAACATCGGTACTTGGTgccggcgtgctcgataatttaATTGCTACGACGGTATTTGAGTTCAAAAATCtttaactcctggatgtttttcttgtggtaccgGCATAGTTAAGTTAGGGtgaaccatgccggtttggatattccatggaatattcagtggtaggtaaaaagttaactgcgtgccGGCATGAAAAAGTATGAATACCGTGTCGGTTCTGCcggtgccggcatggtattcatactacgagtaTGCCGGcacaaagctttttcagagaaaaatggcggtttcaaaaaaaaaaaatcacattttCGACCTCTTGGCGTCATTATCTGTgtgttggggatgcttgtatgttgaacttgtttactttcttgggttggttcttcaaaaaacacttcatgctcacgaaaatcatattccaagggtgttggttcatcatataagttcaattgtgagttgttatcattaaccgaagattgaagacatgcttcttgttgtagttgagctaaagattcagcagcaacaattctctcctcacaatcatcttccattttcacaacaaaaaatttcaactcaaaaatatttttccttccttCAACTCTCacctcacacaaattcaaataaaaatacatactaaTCTATCCCCTAAATACttaaaattttactaattattattaaccactaaacctgattagtgaggactagattaagaattaaaaaaataattagataagggtgacccagatttgatatttggatacaatttttgtcatgtagctatatcccAATTGGGAGTTCTAAATTAGACAGTTTGAGAACACGTTAACTATGAGTCTCAAAAAATAATTGGTGGCATTATAGGTGTGCTTTCTCCAAATATAAACAGTGATCTGATTATGACTGATGATTGTGATGTTCATTATCACTGCATCATCTGTGTACCATCTTTACCTTTAGACCTAAAGTCTTTGACACTGTTGTGCCATTGAAGACCAACATAATCTGGCTAGTTATTTGCTTTTCCAAGAAGTTCCCATTGTACAACTTTTTTATCCAAGTTTTTTGTTATTTTGCATATTAGTAGTCTTTACCCCAAAATGTTGCAGTATTTGTGAATTTTATTTGCATATCGCCTAGCCAAGAGAGTTTGACCTGCATCTTGGGATGGCAAGAAGAGCCTCTTTTCCAATGCTTTTGGATTCAACGACTTCGTGTGAAGGTTTTAAAAGGAGAGCTAAACCGAAGCTAGCTCAGTGGTCAAGTCCATGTTAACTAATGTTTCTGCAACATTTTGAGTGCAAAAGCTTCTGTCTGCTTGGAAAACATTGGCCATTAGAAGAACAAAAAACGGTGTAACCGAAAATTACATTCAGCAATTATCTGAGAGAACCCTCGGCCaaagatgagaaaaaaaaaaaaaaaagagaagtggCCTGACTCGAAACTGCATATCAACTTTTTCTTCAATGGAGAAGAAGCACAACCAATCTATAATCTGATGATAGTTAATGGGGGCAATTAGAAACTCATATTAGGACTTTGTGGATCATTAAGTGCTGCTTCTATCTTCATTTTCAGCTCATCTTTCTCTGCTTCATCAGCCTAcacaaaacataaatataaatattagaAACAAGGATAATGTTACTTTAAGAATTGTCACATCAAACATATATTTAGTGAGATTGAGAAgacctttttttttaaatattaattTAATCAAAATCTTTGATTTTGATCATCTACTAATTTATGGCACTATAAACAAATCAATtattgaaaaacaaaataaagaaaaaaaatatttaaatcgTTTTCATGATGATTCACGCCAACTAATTGTCTCTACacatttgattttctttcttgGTGAGATTTTGTCATCAATATAATCCAAATTCAACCAAAATTAGAAAATCATCTTGGGTGTTTTGCTATTTATAGAGGGGCAGAAGGGGGTAAAAATGGAAAAAGATTGTGTACCTCAACATAAACCGTCTTCCATAGCCTCCCAGACACGGCAGAAATGTTGGCTGTGACAATTTTAAGCTTCAAAGACTCAAAAACTTCGCAAAGTCTCACCATCGTATCAATCTTCTTATCGCATGTTAAGCTTACCACCATTGTCTTCTCGCCAACGTTATAAATCCTAAGCTGCAAAATCAGACAATAATTACTGTAAACATTTTCTTGGTGAACttgaagaggaaaatgtgttcaaGAACTTACTTCGAGAGACTCGAAGGATGATGTTTGTGATCCGATGGAATTGACCGAACGGTCGGTCTTTTTCTTCTTTGGTTTCGACAAATTCATATGTTCAAGATCGATATCCGACATTGATTTCTTCAATTTTCCGCATTCGAGTTCGGTTATTTCGGATTGAATTGCCCGTTCTTGTTCGTGTAATTCTTGAATGTACTCGATTGCGTCCTTAATGATCGAGGCCTTATCCATCTGAGAACCAAACCAAATCACCCAAAATGTTATTAGTTTAGGCCATTTCACGGTGTGACTACTTTTATGAAAACATTGAGTAATTTGTCCAGTTAGTAGAAAATCATTTTACCTTGCTAATCTTAGGAACTACAGCCCTTAGTGCAAATAATCTATCATTGAGTTTCTTCCTTCGATTTCTCTCCGAAACTATGTTTTTTGCAGTCACCGAAGACGACGATGCTGCCCCGTCCGGTGAACTCGAATCGTAGTAGCCGGAAATGGGTTCATCAAATCCCCAACTGCAATTCGAACAATAAACCATATGCAACATAGCTGAATTAGTACATCTAGAAAGTTTTGCACCAAAAAACTTCTTCAAAATGGGGTTCCTTAAAAGGTAGAAAATTTGCTAAAATTGTATTGATTtcatggaaaaaaaataaaataagtagtGCTTGTATTGATGGAAATATTTACCTATCAAGTTCAAGTTCTTCGTTTTGCAAGAACATTTTTGTTTCCCAGTAGAGTTTATAATCTTCCTCATCAATTAGATccattttgttttcttgatttttcttttgcaGGTGAGAAGTGAGAGGGCTAAGAAGTGTTGCAAGACTTTAAGTAGTGGTGGGAATTTTTAAAGCAAAGGGAGATAGATAGGTCATGTGTCATTTTGACACATGGGGGGTATGGTTTTTGTAGGATACTTCTGAGGAAACCATCTGAACCGTACTTTCACTGGTGTAAAACACAGTCCATCAGACCGCGTTGATTTGATTAAGACATTTCATCCAGAAGCGAATGAAGGAGAAATAAATAAACGTGGGGTATTTGTATATATGTCATGTGATTGTAATTATATCTCAACGGCCCACGACaatgatatacttttctttttcctttattcACATCAGGACAGACCCAAGAAGTTTTCTCAACCTGGGCTAATATAGCCTTGGCCCAGTATAGCATTTCAATTTTTAGGTTGTTTCTAGGTTGTTGGGCTGTGACGACTACCTGGACTAAAGCCCGGGttagcccagctgtaggtccgtcagTGATTCACATATGCAAACTTCGCAACCCAGCAAACCTATATGCACTCCGCAGTATTAAAATCCTAAAGGTATGGATGCCAACCAAACTTATCAAAACAGAAACAGGTTGTCATAACTTCTACCCGAATTTCGATATCCCATAACTTCCGATGGAATGCTAAAAAATTCAGCCGATTCCATTTCGTTAAGGTTTTCGAATACGGGAAAATATTCGATAAATTTCTGTTATCTCTTTGCTCGTATAATTTTTTTTCCTACAATGTCAATATCCAACAATGAGTTCCAACAAGATACGGATGACAGTGATTTCTGAAGTCAACTAGAAGATAATACTGATTACTACCAACTAATCTCTTCCTCTAAGAAAGACGACAATAGTTCTGATCGAGACCCATATTTTCAAATGATCTTTGATGGTCACACTCTaaccgatgatgatgaagaagaagcacAAGAGGTGATTGAGGAAGCTAAAAATTAAGAACTTTCAAGATCTTTTACGGAAGATGAGAATCATCGTAAAG comes from Papaver somniferum cultivar HN1 chromosome 7, ASM357369v1, whole genome shotgun sequence and encodes:
- the LOC113298873 gene encoding transcription factor bHLH35-like, with the protein product MDLIDEEDYKLYWETKMFLQNEELELDSWGFDEPISGYYDSSSPDGAASSSSVTAKNIVSERNRRKKLNDRLFALRAVVPKISKMDKASIIKDAIEYIQELHEQERAIQSEITELECGKLKKSMSDIDLEHMNLSKPKKKKTDRSVNSIGSQTSSFESLELRIYNVGEKTMVVSLTCDKKIDTMVRLCEVFESLKLKIVTANISAVSGRLWKTVYVEADEAEKDELKMKIEAALNDPQSPNMSF